A window of the Ostrea edulis chromosome 1, xbOstEdul1.1, whole genome shotgun sequence genome harbors these coding sequences:
- the LOC125663897 gene encoding uncharacterized protein LOC125663897, which produces MDDVTLASAQHFILCTLCDGNVEYHCNTCHDDLCSTCRRGHLRSNATKDHDVVIYSEKRVQSNPEEKSVRTEPGEKLVRMEPDERRMRTEPEEKRVQVEPEEKWVWTEPEKKRVQAEPEGKWVWTEPEEKKVQAEPEEKRLQAEPAEKWVWTEPEEKRVQAESEEKWVWMEHGKKRVQADPKGEDNKSKILTRRNSETGVRTVHSESVTEKNRLNEENVGISVTELRKDDVSLKPAQCAKKDDNSKITKTVEKREFSAQYATEILSTTPFPESKDSSNDDKPDLVSAQWANVTQSDESSNLIPTLTWQKTIRLPILNSCHISCVPSNKIWVSDVSGFLHLLGLHGNVLETLQTRSGVGFHTVTSDGVLLYTDTENKRILKVQIKQTSSRVSKTSIKAVTFRKTGNWTPLCIFSSRYTGDLLVGMLNGGRAMVMRYDCKGNEKQQIEFDNNNTALYSLPQFVTESANLNIITSDRTAVVAVDLNGGKRWSYSGPTKTGSGFLPTGICCDMLLNIAVVDIYSNNVYLLDRDGEFLGRLLVLGNSWIPQGLCFDEENRLYCGDRSRILVYKYEHTMA; this is translated from the coding sequence ATGGATGACGTTACACTCGCCTCTGCTCAACACTTCATACTTTGTACACTGTGTGATGGAAACGTTGAATATCACTGCAATACGTGTCATGATGACCTTTGTTCGACTTGTAGGAGGGGTCACCTGAGGAGTAACGCCACGAAAGATCATGATGTCGTCATCTACAGCGAGAAAAGGGTACAGTCAAACCCTGAGGAAAAAAGTGTACGGACGGAGCCTGGGGAAAAATTGGTACGGATGGAGCCTGATGAAAGAAGGATGCGGACGGAGCCTGAGGAAAAAAGGGTACAGGTGGAGCCTGAGGAAAAATGGGTATGGACGGAGCCTGAGAAAAAAAGGGTACAGGCGGAGCCCGAGGGAAAATGGGTATGGACAGAGCCTGAGGAAAAGAAGGTACAGGCGGAGCCTGAGGAAAAAAGGCTACAGGCAGAGCCTGCGGAAAAATGGGTATGGACGGAGCCTGAGGAAAAAAGGGTACAGGCGGAATCTGAGGAAAAATGGGTATGGATGGAGCACGGGAAAAAAAGGGTACAGGCAGACCCCAAGGGAGAAGACAATAAATCCAAAATCCTTACAAGAAGAAATAGTGAAACAGGTGTGAGAACAGTACATTCAGAATCTGTGACAGAGAAGAACAGACTCAATGAAGAAAACGTTGGCATTTCTGTTACAGAGCTTAGAAAGGATGATGTATCACTGAAGCCGGCACAATGTGCAAAGAAGGACGATAACAGTAAAATTACAAAAACAGTTGAAAAGAGGGAATTCTCAGCTCAGTATGCCACCGAAATCTTATCAACGACTCCCTTCCCCGAATCCAAAGACAGTTCAAATGATGATAAACCAGATCTAGTGTCGGCTCAGTGGGCCAATGTCACACAGTCTGATGAATCGTCCAACCTTATCCCCACTTTGACATGGCAGAAAACCATCCGTCTGCCGATCTTGAACTCATGTCATATCTCATGTGTTCCCTCCAATAAAATATGGGTCAGCGATGTGAGTGGTTTCCTACACCTGTTGGGTCTCCATGGAAACGTCCTGGAAACTTTACAAACTAGAAGTGGTGTTGGTTTTCACACAGTGACATCAGATGGAGTGCTTCTTTACACTGACACAGAAAACAAACGAATTCTCAAAGTTCAGATCAAACAAACAAGTTCACGTGTTTCTAAAACAAGCATAAAGGCGGTCACTTTCAGGAAAACTGGAAATTGGACGCCCCTTTGCATTTTTTCCTCGCGCTATACGGGAGATCTTCTCGTAGGAATGTTAAACGGGGGACGCGCCATGGTGATGCGGTATGACTGCAAGGGAAATGAAAAACAACAGATTGAGTTTGACAACAACAACACAGCCCTTTACAGTCTTCCTCAGTTTGTGACAGAAAGCGCGAACTTAAACATTATTACATCAGACCGGACGGCAGTGGTGGCGGTAGATCTCAATGGTGGGAAGCGGTGGTCCTACTCCGGTCCCACTAAAACTGGAAGCGGGTTCCTCCCTACTGGAATATGCTGCGACATGCTACTGAACATCGCTGTAGTCGATATCTACAGCAACAACGTGTATTTGTTGGACCGGGACGGTGAATTTTTGGGGCGCCTGTTGGTTTTGGGTAATTCCTGGATTCCACAAGGGCTGTGTTTTGATGAAGAAAACCGGTTATATTGTGGTGATCGCTCAAGAATTCTGGTGTACAAGTATGAACACACTATGGCTTGA